The segment TCTGGTAAAATTGTTTAGGGTAGGCTAATTTTGTTCTTTCACCATTTCCAGCAGCAACAATTATACCTATATTCATACAATCACCTCTTTTATATTATTATACAACAATTTTATGTTAAAATAACAACGAAGGGAGAGATAATATGTATTTAGTTGGAGTTGATTTAGGTGGCACCGAAATAAAAACAGGACTTGTTTCTAAAGATAAAGGAATTATTAATAAGGTTTCTATACCAACAGAAGCTGATAAAGGTGCTAATATTGTTGCTCAAAACATTATCAAAACTATAAAAATTGTTGCTGAAAATACTTTAGATAAAATAGAAGGAATTGGAATAGGTTCTCCAGGTTCAATTGACAGAGATAATGGTATTGTAAGATATGCCCCAAACCTTCCTTTTCACAACTTTGAATTAGCTAAAGCTATAAAAGAAGAATTAAATATCCCAACATTTGTCGAAAATGATGCTAATGCTTTTGCGTTAGGCGAATGGTATTTTGGAGCTGCTCAAGGGTTAAAACATTTTGTTGCATTAACATTAGGTACAGGTATAGGCGGTGGAGTAGTTTCACATGGAATACTTATTACTGGTAAAGATGGAATAGGAACAGAGTTAGGTCATGTTATTGTTCAACCAGATGGCCCTTTATGCGGATGCGGATCAAGAGGATGTATTGAAACAATAGCCTCTGCTAGAAATACAGCTAGATGGGCAAAAGAGTTTTCTGTAAAAATCCCAAATAATGCAGTTATTAAATTAGCTGGTTCAATTGAAAACATAGAATCAAAACATGTATTTATGGCTTTAGAAAAAGGGGATATTGTAGCTAAAATGGTGGTAGAAAAAATATCTGATGCTTTAGCAAAAGCAATTTCAAATTTTGTTCATATTTTTAACCCTGAAATGGTAATTATAGGTGGAGGCATGAGTAAAGCTGGAGACTTATTATTAAATCCTATAAGAGAAAAAGTGGAATTTTATTTAATGCCATCATTTAAAAATTCATTTAAAATAATGCAATCTTCATTAGTTGAGGAAGCTGGAATTCTTGGCGCATCAGCTGCTGCAATTTATCATTACGAGGTGAAATAATGAATTATTTTAGAAATTTTTTTAATTGGAATAGAAATATTTTTGAAAATGTATCTCAAAAGATTTTTACAGTAAATATAATAGTTTTTGCTTTAATGTTTGTTTTTGGTGGAGGATTTAGAGCTTTTTCTAATATATATACTTTAATATTAGCAGGTGCTCAATATGGAAAGTTAATAACAATTTCAAATCAATATTTTAGGTTTATTACTTCTATGTTTGTACATGGCGGTATATTGCATATATTCTTTAATATGTATGCATTATATTATTTGGGGAATATTGTCGAAAGAGTATATGGCCCATATAAGTTTTTAACAATTTATTTGTCTTCAGGTATAGGCGGGGCATTATTAACTCAACTGTTTATGCCAGATGCGTTCTCAGTTGGTGCAAGTGGTGCAATTTTCGGACTTATTGGATTGCTATTTGGGGCTGGTTTTAGACCGGATACTCCATTATTATTAAAACCAATGACAGGAACTGCATTATTACCAGTAATATTAATAAACCTATTTTTAGGTTTTACTGCATCTGGAATTAATAATTTTGCACATATTGGAGGATTATTAGTAGGATTTACATTTGGATGGTTAACATCTGTATCTGATACTTACACCTCATATAAAAAGTGGAAAATAGCTGGATATATTAGCTTAATTTTAATAATAATATCTTTTATATGGCTTATAATATTTGATATAACATATTTAATTAGTTAGGGGGAATAAT is part of the Marinitoga sp. 38H-ov genome and harbors:
- a CDS encoding rhomboid family intramembrane serine protease → MNYFRNFFNWNRNIFENVSQKIFTVNIIVFALMFVFGGGFRAFSNIYTLILAGAQYGKLITISNQYFRFITSMFVHGGILHIFFNMYALYYLGNIVERVYGPYKFLTIYLSSGIGGALLTQLFMPDAFSVGASGAIFGLIGLLFGAGFRPDTPLLLKPMTGTALLPVILINLFLGFTASGINNFAHIGGLLVGFTFGWLTSVSDTYTSYKKWKIAGYISLILIIISFIWLIIFDITYLIS
- a CDS encoding ROK family protein → MYLVGVDLGGTEIKTGLVSKDKGIINKVSIPTEADKGANIVAQNIIKTIKIVAENTLDKIEGIGIGSPGSIDRDNGIVRYAPNLPFHNFELAKAIKEELNIPTFVENDANAFALGEWYFGAAQGLKHFVALTLGTGIGGGVVSHGILITGKDGIGTELGHVIVQPDGPLCGCGSRGCIETIASARNTARWAKEFSVKIPNNAVIKLAGSIENIESKHVFMALEKGDIVAKMVVEKISDALAKAISNFVHIFNPEMVIIGGGMSKAGDLLLNPIREKVEFYLMPSFKNSFKIMQSSLVEEAGILGASAAAIYHYEVK